A part of Caretta caretta isolate rCarCar2 chromosome 1, rCarCar1.hap1, whole genome shotgun sequence genomic DNA contains:
- the SMCO3 gene encoding single-pass membrane and coiled-coil domain-containing protein 3 translates to MALSDLLYPDNPKRRQEVIRLHQELLDCMLVNFHATDELIAVLNAHLGCTIAQIKMEKGGTIKENCDIIIQAMSEIQQEVWKIDKKMKEMLEPMLYQKLYDIKEPEMEKIAIAHKAFSIVLGEATSIAGMVAVKLIGSNMIIIAVNKLVTLLAQIGASVLGGIGVAILGLGIDMILQAILGAVERDQLLGIVKSYEEHLVEFKAASEKYQRAITEVTSMVKCKIK, encoded by the coding sequence aTGGCTCTGAGTGACCTCCTCTACCCAGATAACCCGAAGAGACGTCAAGAAGTGATCCGTCTGCACCAGGAGCTGCTGGACTGCATGTTGGTTAATTTCCATGCCACGGATGAACTGATTGCAGTACTGAATGCACACTTGGGGTGTACAATTGCCCAGATTAAGATGGAAAAGGGTGGCACAATCAAGGAAAACTGTGACATTATCATCCAAGCCATGAGTGAGATCCAACAGGAAGTATGGAAGATTGacaaaaaaatgaaggaaatgcTGGAGCCAATGCTGTACCAAAAGCTTTATGATATCAAAGAGCCAGAGATGGAGAAAATTGCAATAGCACACAAAGCTTTTTCGATTGTTCTAGGAGAAGCTACTTCCATTGCTGGTATggtagctgtaaaactaatcggCTCAAATATGATAATTATTGCTGTTAATAAGCTGGTCACTCTGCTAGCCCAGATTGGTGCTTCTGTTCTTGGAGGTATTGGTGTTGCCATTCTTGGGCTAGGTATTGACATGATCCTCCAGGCCATCCTGGGAGCAGTTGAGAGGGATCAACTTCTGGGAATTGTTAAAAGTTATGAGGAGCATCTGGTCGAATTTAAGGCAGCCTCAGAAAAATATCAGCGTGCCATAACTGAAGTAACATCTATGGtgaaatgtaaaattaaatga
- the ART4 gene encoding ecto-ADP-ribosyltransferase 4: MTADLLSFLLLLIFSLLRLTRGEKAVSHILMDMAPDSFDDQYQGCCEQVMEELDRGDYFQKELGNNKNYSSIWEKAKLVWSKKPMALLREMQENHAVALMAYTMNTSLHSDLNWAVSRAGRSPEHYRNSFPFKYLHFYLTTAIQLVRRWKSGITRKKCYQVHRGVKGLYFEAELGTKVRFGRFTSTSLLRKEAQRFGNETIFTMKTCLGAVVEHFSHYFYEREVLIPPYEIFQVRNFSRTPSGNHLYLFSVGNYSQYNCQLLKALL, encoded by the exons GCCGTGTCCCACATTCTTATGGATATGGCACCAGATTCCTTTGATGACCAGTACCAGGGTTGCTGTGAGCAGGTAATGGAAGAACTGGACCGAGGAGACTATTTCCAAAAGGAATTGGGTAATAATAAGAACTATTCCAGCATCTGGGAGAAAGCAAAGCTGGTCTGGTCAAAAAAGCCAATGGCTCTGCTGAGGGAGATGCAGGAGAATCACGCCGTAGCCCTCATGGCTTACACCATGAACACCTCACTGCACTCTGATTTGAACTGGGCTGTCTCCAGAGCTGGGAGATCCCCAGAGCACTACAGAAACAGCTTCCCTTTCAAATACCTCCACTTCTACCTGACTACAGCCATTCAATTGGTGAGGAGATGGAAGAGTGGCATCACAAGAAAAAAGTGCTACCAGGTGCACCGGGGGGTAAAAGGCCTGTATTTTGAGGCTGAGTTGGGCACCAAAGTGCGGTTTGGCCGCTTCACCTCTACTTCACTCCTCCGGAAGGAAGCACAGAGAtttgggaatgaaacaatattcACCATGAAGACTTGCTTAGGGGCAGTTGTGGAACACTTCTCCCACTACTTCTATGAGAGGGAGGTCCTCATCCCACCCTATGAGATATTCCAGGTCAGAAACTTCAGCCGAACACCAAGTGGTAACCACCTCTATCTGTTCTCTGTGGGAAATTACAGCCAATACAACTGCCAGCTCCTGAAAG ctcttctctga